In Halorubrum sp. PV6, a single window of DNA contains:
- the glnA gene encoding type I glutamate--ammonia ligase, with amino-acid sequence MTDEHAKPDGGLTAEEQAVLDEIEEKNVDFLRLQFTDILGVVKNVSVPAHQAEKAFTEGIYFDGSSIEGFVRIQESDMRLVPDPDTFAVLPWRSDGEGDSGAARLICDIVTTEGEPFVGGPRQVLKSVLEEAEEMGYTVSIGPEPEFFLFEKDDDGNATTIPHDNGGYFDLAPKDLASDVRKEIIFTLEKMGFEIEASHHEVAEGQHEINFKYDDALTTADNIATFRAVVRAVAEQHDLHATFMPKPIADINGSGMHSHISLFDEDGNAFADDSDEFNLSETAYQFMGGILEHAPAFTAVTNPTVNSYKRLVPGYEAPIYVAWSDTNRSALVRVPDAAGVSARFEVRSPDPSCNPYLGMASLIAAGLDGIKTEADPGDPVREDIYEFDDEKRQEYGIETLPPNLGAAVEELEADEVMQEALGPHTSEKFAEAKSQEFSEYLTQVSEWEEDRYLETF; translated from the coding sequence ATGACGGACGAACACGCGAAACCAGACGGCGGCCTCACGGCCGAAGAACAGGCAGTACTCGACGAGATCGAGGAGAAAAACGTTGACTTCCTTCGCCTCCAGTTCACCGACATTCTCGGCGTCGTAAAGAACGTCTCCGTGCCGGCCCACCAGGCGGAGAAGGCGTTCACCGAGGGGATCTACTTCGACGGCTCCTCCATCGAGGGGTTCGTTCGCATCCAGGAGTCGGACATGCGTCTCGTCCCCGACCCCGACACGTTCGCGGTGCTCCCGTGGCGCAGCGACGGGGAGGGTGACAGCGGGGCGGCGCGGCTCATCTGTGACATCGTCACCACCGAAGGCGAGCCGTTCGTCGGCGGCCCGCGGCAGGTCTTAAAAAGCGTCCTCGAAGAGGCCGAGGAGATGGGCTACACCGTCTCCATCGGTCCCGAGCCGGAGTTCTTCCTGTTCGAGAAGGACGACGACGGGAATGCGACGACCATCCCCCACGACAACGGTGGCTACTTCGATCTGGCGCCGAAGGACCTCGCGTCCGACGTGCGCAAAGAGATCATCTTCACGCTCGAAAAGATGGGCTTCGAGATCGAAGCCTCCCACCACGAGGTCGCGGAGGGCCAACACGAGATCAACTTCAAGTACGACGACGCGCTCACGACCGCGGACAACATCGCGACGTTCCGCGCGGTCGTCCGCGCGGTCGCCGAGCAGCACGACCTCCACGCGACGTTCATGCCCAAGCCGATCGCCGACATCAACGGCTCGGGGATGCACAGCCACATCTCGCTTTTCGACGAGGACGGCAACGCCTTCGCCGACGACTCCGACGAGTTCAACCTGAGCGAGACGGCCTACCAGTTCATGGGCGGCATCTTAGAGCACGCCCCCGCGTTCACGGCCGTGACGAATCCGACCGTGAACTCCTACAAGCGCCTGGTGCCCGGCTACGAGGCGCCCATCTACGTCGCCTGGTCCGACACGAACCGCTCGGCGCTCGTCCGCGTCCCGGACGCCGCCGGCGTCTCCGCCCGCTTCGAGGTCCGCAGCCCCGACCCGTCCTGTAACCCGTACCTCGGGATGGCGTCGCTCATCGCCGCCGGCCTCGACGGGATCAAGACCGAGGCCGACCCCGGCGACCCGGTCCGCGAGGACATCTACGAGTTCGACGACGAGAAGCGCCAGGAGTACGGCATCGAGACGCTCCCGCCGAACCTCGGCGCCGCCGTCGAGGAGTTGGAGGCCGACGAAGTCATGCAGGAAGCGCTCGGTCCGCACACCTCGGAGAAGTTCGCCGAGGCGAAGTCGCAGGAGTTCAGCGAGTACCTCACCCAGGTCTCGGAGTGGGAAGAGGACCGCTACCTCGAGACGTTCTGA